One genomic region from Leifsonia poae encodes:
- a CDS encoding UPF0182 family protein: MSDIERPADEPRALPADMFKVQRSVLGQYHVTDAGSFYSRDDLPDDTERPDLRRGERCSPAASVLSDAADAGQKQP, translated from the coding sequence ATGAGCGATATTGAGCGCCCAGCTGATGAGCCACGTGCGCTACCGGCCGATATGTTCAAAGTGCAGCGTTCCGTCCTCGGCCAGTACCACGTCACCGACGCCGGGTCGTTCTATTCGCGCGACGATCTGCCTGACGACACCGAACGACCCGACCTCCGACGCGGGGAGCGCTGCTCCCCAGCAGCCTCCGTACTATCTGACGCTGCAGATGCCGGGCAGAAGCAACCCGA
- a CDS encoding UPF0182 family protein, protein MKATVDAYDGSVTLYAWDDKDPVLKTWREDLPEHGEADERY, encoded by the coding sequence GTGAAGGCCACGGTCGATGCCTACGACGGCTCGGTCACGCTCTACGCCTGGGACGATAAAGACCCGGTGCTGAAGACCTGGCGAGAAGATCTTCCCGAGCACGGTGAAGCCGATGAGCGATATTGA